A single window of Caldicellulosiruptor bescii DSM 6725 DNA harbors:
- the ffh gene encoding signal recognition particle protein, with translation MFSSLSEKLQDVFKRLRGKGKLTEKDIKDAMKEVKLALLEADVNYKVVKDFINTVTQKAVGEEVLESLTPAQQVIKIVYDEMVNLLGGSDTKLTFSPSGFSTYMMVGLQGSGKTTTAGKLAGLLKRQGKNPLLVACDIYRPAAIKQLEVVAQKVGVKCFADYNSKDAVKIAKEGIEFAKVSRCDVAIVDTAGRLHINQELMDELVAIKNAIKPTEILLVLDAMTGQDAVNVAAAFNEQLGIDGIIMTKLDGDTRGGAALSVKAITGKPIKFAGVGEKMEDLEAFHPDRMASRILGMGDILTLIEKAQEAIDQKKAEELEKKLRSMQFTLEDFLDQLKQIKKMGSLSQIISMIPGVKLKGDVDFDAGEKELKKIEAIINSMTKEERQDPSIINSSRKRRIAMGSGTTVQDVNRLLRQFEDMKRMMKQFSNPSFAKKGKFKFPFM, from the coding sequence ATGTTTAGTAGTCTTTCTGAAAAACTGCAGGATGTTTTCAAAAGACTGAGAGGTAAGGGCAAGCTCACAGAAAAGGATATCAAAGACGCTATGAAAGAAGTGAAACTTGCTCTTTTAGAGGCTGATGTAAACTACAAAGTGGTAAAAGATTTTATCAACACTGTGACACAAAAGGCTGTGGGAGAAGAAGTTTTAGAAAGCCTCACTCCTGCCCAGCAGGTAATAAAGATTGTATACGATGAGATGGTAAACCTTCTTGGTGGAAGTGACACAAAACTTACATTTTCACCAAGCGGGTTTTCCACCTATATGATGGTGGGGCTTCAAGGTTCTGGTAAGACCACCACAGCTGGAAAGCTTGCCGGGCTTTTAAAAAGGCAGGGCAAAAACCCTTTGCTTGTTGCCTGTGATATATACAGACCTGCTGCAATAAAACAATTAGAGGTTGTTGCACAAAAGGTTGGAGTGAAATGTTTTGCAGACTACAACAGCAAAGATGCTGTTAAGATAGCAAAGGAAGGCATTGAGTTTGCAAAGGTAAGCAGGTGCGATGTTGCCATTGTTGACACTGCAGGAAGACTTCACATAAATCAAGAACTTATGGATGAGCTGGTTGCAATCAAAAATGCAATAAAGCCGACAGAAATTTTGCTTGTATTAGATGCCATGACAGGACAAGATGCTGTGAATGTTGCTGCAGCTTTCAATGAGCAGCTTGGCATAGATGGAATTATTATGACAAAGCTTGACGGTGACACACGAGGCGGAGCGGCTCTTTCTGTCAAAGCTATAACTGGCAAACCAATAAAGTTTGCCGGTGTTGGCGAGAAGATGGAAGATTTAGAGGCTTTTCATCCCGACAGGATGGCTTCCCGAATACTTGGAATGGGAGATATTTTGACTTTAATAGAGAAAGCTCAGGAAGCTATTGATCAAAAAAAAGCTGAGGAGCTTGAAAAAAAGCTCAGAAGCATGCAGTTTACTCTTGAAGACTTTTTAGACCAGCTAAAGCAAATAAAGAAGATGGGATCTTTATCTCAGATTATTTCCATGATACCTGGAGTGAAATTAAAAGGTGATGTGGATTTTGATGCTGGCGAGAAGGAACTTAAAAAAATAGAAGCAATCATAAATTCCATGACAAAAGAAGAACGCCAAGATCCAAGTATTATTAATTCCAGCAGAAAAAGAAGAATTGCTATGGGTTCAGGTACCACTGTTCAGGATGTAAACAGACTTTTGAGACAGTTTGAGGATATGAAAAGGATGATGAAGCAATTTTCAAATCCCAGCTTTGCCAAGAAAGGAAAATTTAAATTTCCTTTCATGTAA
- the rpsP gene encoding 30S ribosomal protein S16: MAVRIRLKRMGAKNNPFYRIVVADSRTPRDGKTIDEIGYYNPLKNPADIKVDVEKAKKWLSYGAQPTDTVKILLKKAGVIE; the protein is encoded by the coding sequence GTGGCAGTAAGAATAAGACTCAAGAGAATGGGTGCAAAAAACAATCCTTTTTATAGAATTGTTGTTGCAGATTCACGCACACCGAGAGATGGAAAAACAATTGACGAAATTGGCTATTACAATCCTTTGAAGAATCCTGCTGACATCAAAGTTGATGTTGAAAAGGCAAAAAAATGGTTATCATACGGTGCTCAACCAACAGATACTGTTAAAATTCTGCTTAAAAAAGCTGGAGTAATTGAATAA
- a CDS encoding KH domain-containing protein, which produces MLKDLVEVIAKSLVDNPDQVKVSEIHGEQSVIIELKVAPEDMGKVIGKQGRIARAIRTVVRAAANKDNKRVIVEILQ; this is translated from the coding sequence ATGCTAAAAGATTTAGTTGAAGTCATAGCAAAATCTCTTGTTGACAATCCAGACCAAGTAAAGGTTAGTGAAATCCACGGTGAGCAGTCAGTAATTATTGAGCTTAAAGTTGCTCCTGAAGATATGGGCAAGGTCATTGGCAAGCAGGGAAGAATAGCAAGAGCTATAAGAACAGTTGTCAGAGCTGCAGCAAACAAAGACAACAAGAGAGTTATAGTTGAGATTTTACAATAA
- the rimM gene encoding ribosome maturation factor RimM (Essential for efficient processing of 16S rRNA), producing the protein MYKYLQVGKIVNTFGLKGEVKVIPLTDEVDRFSELEYVLLEDNLSTKLTIERYRVKDNIVIIKFKEISSIDEAQKLKNRYIVIERERAKKLPKDTYFICDIIGLEVYDLDGRKLGRIKDVLKTGSNDVYICDSYIGKKDILIPALKEIVKEVNIEEGYMKIKVVEGLLD; encoded by the coding sequence ATGTATAAGTACCTCCAAGTTGGCAAGATTGTAAATACTTTTGGACTCAAAGGTGAAGTTAAGGTAATACCTCTTACAGATGAGGTTGACAGGTTTTCTGAGCTTGAATATGTTCTTTTGGAAGACAACCTTTCAACAAAGCTCACAATTGAAAGATATAGAGTAAAAGATAATATTGTGATAATCAAGTTCAAAGAAATTTCCAGCATAGATGAAGCACAAAAGCTGAAAAACAGGTATATAGTGATAGAAAGAGAAAGAGCCAAAAAACTGCCAAAGGACACTTATTTTATATGTGATATTATTGGGCTTGAAGTGTATGATTTAGATGGCAGAAAACTGGGTAGAATAAAGGATGTTTTAAAAACCGGAAGCAACGATGTTTACATTTGCGACAGCTATATAGGAAAGAAAGACATACTGATTCCTGCCTTGAAAGAGATTGTAAAAGAGGTTAATATCGAAGAGGGATATATGAAAATAAAGGTTGTTGAAGGGTTGTTGGATTAA
- the rplS gene encoding 50S ribosomal protein L19, whose translation MDIIREIESEMLRKDIPDFKPGDTVRVYFKVIEGGRERVQAFEGLVIKRRGKGLSETFTVRRISYGIGVERVFPLHSPRLEKIEVIRRGKVRRAKLYYIREKIGKAAKIKELVQQPDKENNNTEETNA comes from the coding sequence ATGGATATAATCAGAGAGATTGAAAGCGAAATGCTAAGAAAAGATATTCCTGATTTCAAACCTGGTGACACAGTAAGAGTTTACTTTAAGGTTATTGAAGGTGGAAGAGAAAGAGTGCAAGCTTTCGAAGGGCTTGTCATAAAAAGAAGAGGAAAAGGGCTTTCGGAAACTTTCACAGTCAGAAGAATTTCATATGGTATTGGTGTTGAAAGAGTATTCCCTCTTCACTCACCAAGGCTTGAGAAGATTGAAGTTATAAGAAGAGGTAAAGTAAGAAGAGCAAAACTCTATTACATCAGAGAAAAGATAGGTAAGGCTGCAAAGATTAAAGAGCTTGTTCAGCAACCAGATAAAGAGAATAACAATACCGAAGAGACTAATGCTTAA
- the ylqF gene encoding ribosome biogenesis GTPase YlqF, whose protein sequence is MIVQWYPGHMQKAKREILELNKYIDLYLILLDARAPLSSRNEQLEALIKDKPKIYVLNKSDLADETKNQEFVKYFQENNQVAVCIDSLKGTNVKNILKIAENLLKDKIEEAKQKGRKKIIRFGVLGIPNVGKSTLINKITNSAKARTGDRPGVTRAKQWIKINDYFEMLDTPGILVPKLEDDNVAIKLCAIGSIKEDLFDKELVAKKTIGMIKERYSHLLNTKYLIDFSTLSEEEYLTEIGKKRGCILKEGRIDTLKAATMFLDDLRKGRIGRITLDEVVRR, encoded by the coding sequence TTGATCGTTCAGTGGTATCCTGGACATATGCAAAAGGCAAAAAGAGAAATTTTAGAGCTAAACAAGTATATTGATTTGTATCTAATTTTGCTTGATGCAAGAGCACCTTTGAGTTCCAGAAACGAACAGCTCGAAGCTTTGATAAAAGATAAGCCTAAAATTTATGTTCTGAACAAATCAGATTTAGCCGACGAAACAAAAAACCAAGAATTTGTAAAGTATTTTCAGGAAAATAACCAGGTTGCTGTGTGCATTGATTCTTTGAAAGGTACAAACGTAAAGAATATATTGAAAATAGCCGAAAATTTATTAAAAGACAAGATTGAAGAGGCAAAACAAAAAGGAAGAAAGAAAATTATAAGATTTGGGGTACTTGGCATACCAAATGTCGGAAAGTCGACACTTATAAACAAGATAACAAACTCAGCCAAGGCAAGAACAGGTGACAGGCCTGGTGTTACAAGGGCAAAACAGTGGATAAAAATCAACGACTATTTTGAAATGCTCGACACCCCCGGAATACTTGTGCCAAAGCTTGAAGATGACAATGTTGCTATAAAGCTTTGTGCGATAGGTAGTATTAAAGAGGACCTCTTTGACAAAGAACTTGTTGCAAAGAAAACAATTGGGATGATAAAAGAAAGGTATTCTCACCTCTTGAATACAAAGTATTTAATCGATTTTTCCACCCTTTCGGAGGAAGAGTACCTAACAGAAATAGGAAAGAAGAGAGGATGTATACTCAAAGAGGGTAGGATTGATACTCTTAAAGCAGCAACAATGTTTTTGGACGATTTGAGAAAAGGAAGGATTGGGAGGATAACACTTGATGAGGTTGTCAGAAGATGA
- a CDS encoding ribonuclease HII gives MRLSEDENYFEIEEKLLNEGYRFICGVDEAGRGPLAGPVFAAAVVMDRKRIIEGVRDSKKLTPKKREKLFEEIIKESIAYSVAMVDSKVIDEININNATFLAMKNAIENLKIEPDIVLVDGYKIPNLGFNQRAIIKGDRKSYSIACASILAKVSRDRYIVEISSKYPLYKFEKHKGYGTKEHIEILQKYGPCEIHRISFLKNILSL, from the coding sequence ATGAGGTTGTCAGAAGATGAAAACTATTTTGAAATAGAAGAAAAGCTTTTGAATGAAGGTTACAGATTTATTTGTGGAGTTGATGAGGCAGGAAGAGGCCCTTTGGCAGGACCTGTTTTTGCTGCAGCAGTTGTTATGGACAGAAAAAGGATAATTGAAGGTGTGAGAGATTCAAAAAAGCTGACTCCTAAAAAGAGAGAAAAACTCTTTGAAGAGATAATAAAAGAGAGTATAGCGTATTCTGTTGCGATGGTAGACAGCAAAGTCATAGATGAGATAAACATAAACAATGCAACTTTTTTGGCTATGAAAAATGCTATTGAAAACTTAAAAATTGAGCCTGACATAGTGTTAGTGGATGGTTATAAAATTCCGAACCTGGGCTTTAATCAAAGGGCTATCATAAAAGGCGACAGAAAATCCTACTCAATTGCCTGTGCGTCAATCTTAGCAAAGGTTTCAAGAGACAGATATATAGTAGAGATTTCTTCAAAGTACCCACTCTATAAATTTGAAAAACACAAAGGATATGGCACAAAAGAGCACATAGAGATTTTGCAAAAATATGGTCCATGCGAAATTCACAGGATTTCGTTTTTAAAAAATATTCTTTCTCTTTAA
- a CDS encoding EscU/YscU/HrcU family type III secretion system export apparatus switch protein has protein sequence MNKKKLKKAVAIKYDLEDIAPKIIAKGKGYVAERIIEKAKQEDIPVYEDQKVVEKLFNLELQEYIPEDLYEVVAQILVFIGYLDKISKNGAK, from the coding sequence ATGAATAAGAAGAAGTTAAAAAAAGCTGTGGCTATAAAGTATGATCTTGAAGATATAGCACCAAAAATCATTGCAAAAGGAAAAGGTTATGTTGCCGAAAGGATTATAGAGAAAGCAAAACAAGAAGATATTCCTGTATATGAAGACCAAAAGGTGGTAGAAAAGCTATTTAATTTAGAGCTTCAGGAATATATTCCGGAAGACCTGTATGAGGTTGTTGCGCAGATATTAGTTTTCATTGGGTATCTTGATAAAATTAGTAAGAATGGAGCAAAGTAA
- a CDS encoding YraN family protein encodes MNLKQVGRFGENLAVDFLIKHGYEILRTNFRCRLGEIDIIAKEDKTIVFVEVKTRKSLKFGLPSESVNFKKQLHIKKVAEYFIAYHLSQDKYLYRFDVVEIFIDGKNNVTKINLIKDAF; translated from the coding sequence ATGAATTTAAAACAGGTGGGAAGATTTGGTGAGAATTTAGCGGTTGATTTTTTAATAAAACATGGATATGAGATTTTGAGAACCAACTTTCGATGCAGGCTTGGTGAAATTGACATAATAGCAAAAGAAGACAAGACAATTGTATTTGTTGAGGTAAAAACAAGGAAGAGCTTGAAATTTGGTTTGCCTTCAGAATCTGTCAACTTTAAAAAACAGCTTCACATAAAAAAGGTTGCTGAGTATTTCATTGCATACCATCTTTCGCAAGATAAGTATTTGTACAGATTTGATGTTGTGGAGATATTTATAGATGGCAAAAATAATGTAACTAAAATAAATCTTATCAAAGATGCATTTTAA
- the dpsA gene encoding dipicolinate synthase subunit DpsA — MEKHIGVIGGDQRILILAESLADKGFDVLLWATDKGKVLSSPNINFAKSLDEIIEKSKVLIGPIPFTQDGKYIFAPLSQQSIEIQSLIEKLSGKEIVLIASVISENIKSLCREKNIKIFDLYEKEELAILNAIPTVEGCLMIAIEKMPITLHSSNILILGYGRIGKVLTKVLRGFEANIYVASRKSSDLTWCKAFGFLPVRLCDIAEYVNKMDLIINTIPAVVVTKGVIDRIRADTLVIDLASKPGGVDFEYAREKGIEVVHALSLPGKVAPVTAAKYISEVLLSLLEEIWG, encoded by the coding sequence ATGGAAAAACATATAGGTGTTATTGGTGGGGACCAAAGGATTTTGATTTTGGCGGAAAGCTTAGCTGATAAAGGATTTGATGTTTTGCTTTGGGCAACAGATAAAGGCAAAGTGCTGAGTAGCCCAAATATAAACTTTGCAAAAAGTTTAGATGAAATTATTGAAAAATCAAAGGTATTAATAGGACCAATTCCCTTCACACAGGATGGAAAGTATATATTTGCACCTCTTTCACAGCAGTCAATAGAGATACAAAGTTTAATAGAAAAACTGTCTGGCAAAGAGATTGTCCTCATTGCAAGTGTAATTTCTGAAAATATAAAAAGTCTTTGCAGAGAGAAAAATATAAAAATTTTTGACCTATACGAAAAAGAAGAGCTTGCAATCCTGAACGCAATACCTACTGTTGAAGGATGTTTGATGATTGCAATTGAGAAGATGCCAATTACCCTTCACTCTTCGAACATCTTAATTCTTGGATATGGAAGAATAGGCAAAGTCCTTACGAAGGTCTTGAGAGGATTTGAAGCAAACATATATGTGGCTTCAAGAAAAAGCTCAGATTTGACATGGTGCAAAGCATTTGGTTTTCTACCGGTCCGCCTGTGTGATATAGCAGAGTATGTAAATAAAATGGATTTGATTATTAATACCATTCCTGCTGTGGTTGTTACAAAAGGAGTGATAGATAGGATAAGAGCCGATACTCTTGTAATTGACCTTGCCTCAAAACCGGGTGGAGTAGACTTTGAATATGCAAGGGAAAAGGGTATTGAAGTGGTACATGCGCTTTCTCTTCCTGGCAAGGTGGCACCAGTTACAGCTGCCAAATATATATCTGAGGTGCTGTTGAGTTTGCTGGAAGAAATCTGGGGGTGA
- a CDS encoding dipicolinate synthase subunit B — MDLNNLKIGFAITGSFCTFDQIITVIEELKKQGAIITPIFSEKVQTTNTRYGKADEVVKRIVSICGNPPITNIVEAEPVGPKKLFDVLVVAPATGNFIAKLANGIVDETPVMCTKAHLRNQRPVVVAISTNDALGLNCKNIAILLNTKNIYFVPFRQDDPLAKPNSLVAEYTLLIPTIIEALSGRQIQPLLLCPGAKK, encoded by the coding sequence GTGGACTTGAATAATCTAAAAATAGGGTTTGCTATTACAGGGTCGTTCTGTACATTTGACCAAATAATAACTGTAATTGAAGAACTCAAAAAACAAGGTGCAATCATAACACCAATATTCAGTGAAAAAGTACAGACAACCAATACACGCTATGGAAAAGCGGATGAAGTCGTAAAGAGAATAGTTTCTATTTGTGGAAACCCGCCAATAACAAATATTGTAGAAGCAGAGCCTGTCGGTCCTAAAAAACTTTTTGATGTACTGGTTGTTGCACCTGCAACAGGGAACTTTATCGCCAAGCTTGCAAACGGAATTGTTGATGAAACTCCTGTTATGTGCACAAAAGCGCACCTTAGGAATCAAAGACCGGTGGTTGTTGCGATATCTACAAACGATGCGCTTGGTCTTAACTGCAAAAATATTGCCATTCTTCTTAACACAAAAAATATCTACTTTGTCCCATTTAGGCAGGATGACCCTTTGGCAAAGCCAAATTCACTTGTTGCAGAATACACTCTTCTCATTCCCACAATAATTGAAGCACTTTCTGGCAGGCAAATTCAGCCGCTTTTGCTTTGTCCTGGTGCAAAAAAGTGA
- a CDS encoding FtsK/SpoIIIE family DNA translocase, whose product MRAKAVSKKKRYKIKKEVFDRLNAEVYGTFLFFVFLFFVFSVATDKVGIVGDFVKKTLLGCFGVGVFLILAFMLYVSLDSILRRPRVFDKRDIIVFTYILLIFMIFTTFIQANIKPSGSFIKFLKDAYFDGLNFKGFGVFGSAITYPFVSLFGFTGTLIICFSTLIIMSMIVFSFSIRDLLKKKKPKDTQQDEKRGEEITEEENIKLETNGFYNFNFDTKTEEKKSEEVPVKLSKKGRRNDKTADKKIFLPSSEQYLYPPVDYLKKPNDNLQVSRKDINENIRKLEETLKNFGIEAQVTEVNVGPTITRYELQPGQGVKVSRIVNLSDDIALALAAPSVRIEAPIPNKSAIGIEIPNREPKPVYIRELIESPDFYTLQYKIPFAIGKDVAGSPVIADITKMPHLLIAGATGSGKSVCINSLIISILYRCMPDEVKLILIDPKVVELSLYNGIPHLLIPVVTDAKKAANALAWAVGEMTNRYKLFAQAGVRDVVGYNKWCEENGQEKLSYIVIIIDELADLMMVSPAEVEDSICRLAQMARAAGMHLVVATQRPSVDVITGLIKANIPSRIAFAVSSQVDSRTILDQAGAEKLLGRGDMLYLPIGLAKPLRVQGAYVSESEVEKVVEFLKQNFNIEYNQEVIEEINSKVLDVKDDKADELLIKAIQLVVEAQNVSTSFLQRKLRIGYSRAARLIDQMEERGIISKMDSTGKRQVLITKEQFDEMLMNME is encoded by the coding sequence ATGAGAGCAAAGGCAGTATCAAAAAAGAAGAGATATAAGATAAAAAAAGAGGTTTTTGACAGGTTAAATGCCGAAGTGTATGGGACTTTTTTATTTTTTGTTTTTCTATTTTTTGTTTTTTCAGTTGCAACAGATAAAGTTGGAATAGTTGGCGATTTTGTTAAGAAGACCTTGCTAGGATGTTTTGGAGTAGGTGTTTTCTTAATTCTTGCTTTCATGCTCTATGTATCACTTGATTCAATTTTAAGAAGACCAAGAGTATTTGACAAAAGGGATATAATTGTATTTACCTATATACTTCTTATATTCATGATTTTTACCACCTTTATTCAAGCAAATATAAAACCTTCTGGTTCATTTATAAAGTTTTTAAAAGATGCATACTTTGATGGCTTGAACTTCAAGGGATTTGGTGTTTTTGGTTCTGCCATTACATACCCTTTTGTATCGTTATTTGGTTTTACAGGCACGCTAATTATTTGTTTTTCTACGCTTATAATCATGAGCATGATTGTTTTCAGTTTTTCTATAAGAGATTTATTGAAAAAAAAGAAACCTAAGGATACTCAGCAAGATGAGAAAAGAGGAGAAGAGATTACTGAAGAAGAGAATATAAAACTTGAAACTAATGGTTTTTACAATTTTAATTTTGATACTAAAACTGAAGAAAAAAAAAGTGAAGAAGTTCCTGTAAAATTGTCTAAAAAGGGAAGAAGAAATGACAAAACTGCAGATAAAAAAATTTTTTTACCTTCAAGCGAGCAGTATCTTTATCCTCCCGTTGACTATCTTAAAAAACCAAATGATAACTTGCAGGTTTCAAGAAAAGATATAAATGAAAACATAAGAAAGCTTGAAGAAACATTAAAAAACTTTGGCATTGAAGCTCAGGTGACAGAAGTAAATGTAGGACCAACAATCACAAGATATGAGCTGCAGCCGGGACAGGGGGTAAAGGTCAGCAGAATTGTCAATCTTTCTGATGACATTGCGCTTGCACTGGCAGCACCATCTGTTAGAATTGAAGCACCAATTCCAAATAAGTCTGCAATAGGAATAGAAATTCCAAACAGAGAACCAAAACCTGTTTATATAAGAGAGCTGATTGAAAGTCCAGATTTTTACACACTGCAGTACAAGATACCATTTGCCATAGGTAAAGACGTTGCAGGAAGTCCTGTGATAGCAGATATAACAAAAATGCCTCACCTTTTGATTGCAGGTGCAACAGGGTCGGGTAAGAGTGTGTGTATAAATTCACTTATAATTAGCATTCTTTACAGGTGCATGCCTGATGAGGTAAAACTGATTTTAATTGACCCAAAGGTTGTTGAGCTGAGTCTTTACAATGGTATACCTCATCTTTTAATACCGGTTGTAACAGATGCCAAAAAAGCTGCAAACGCACTTGCCTGGGCAGTAGGAGAGATGACAAATAGATACAAGCTTTTTGCTCAAGCGGGTGTAAGAGATGTTGTGGGTTATAACAAGTGGTGTGAGGAAAATGGACAAGAAAAACTTTCATATATTGTTATTATTATAGATGAGCTTGCCGACCTTATGATGGTATCACCTGCCGAGGTTGAAGACAGTATATGCAGGCTTGCACAGATGGCACGAGCAGCGGGTATGCATCTTGTTGTTGCAACGCAAAGACCTTCTGTAGATGTCATCACTGGTCTTATAAAGGCAAATATTCCGTCGCGAATAGCCTTTGCTGTATCATCCCAAGTTGACTCACGCACAATTTTAGACCAGGCGGGAGCTGAAAAGCTTTTGGGAAGAGGTGATATGCTATATCTTCCAATAGGTTTGGCAAAACCTCTGAGAGTTCAAGGTGCGTATGTTTCTGAAAGCGAAGTTGAGAAGGTTGTGGAGTTTTTAAAACAGAATTTTAACATTGAGTACAATCAGGAAGTGATTGAAGAGATAAACAGCAAGGTTTTAGATGTTAAAGATGATAAGGCTGATGAGCTTTTGATCAAGGCTATCCAGCTTGTGGTGGAAGCGCAAAATGTTTCAACCTCATTTTTACAAAGAAAACTCAGGATAGGTTATTCAAGAGCGGCAAGGCTAATTGACCAGATGGAGGAAAGAGGAATAATTAGCAAGATGGATTCTACCGGCAAGCGCCAAGTTTTAATAACCAAAGAACAGTTTGACGAGATGCTTATGAATATGGAGTGA
- the folD gene encoding bifunctional methylenetetrahydrofolate dehydrogenase/methenyltetrahydrofolate cyclohydrolase FolD — MSAKIIDGKKIAQEIKNEVKTEVEKLKQRGIEPTLAVVIVGDDPASRSYVNSKKKACGEVGINSVEFALSKDTTQDELESLIDRLNRDEKINGILVQLPLPNGLDEKRICTKILPHKDVDGFHPLNVGMVATGIEFERAIKPCTPFGIIELLKRENIEIKGKHAVVIGRSNIVGKPLALLLLRENATVTICHSYTKDLKEICKQADILVAAVGKPRFVTSDMVKEGAVVIDVGINRDGATQKLVGDVDFETVEKVASFITPVPGGVGPMTVAMLMKNTLFATMLQNNLV, encoded by the coding sequence GTGTCAGCAAAGATAATAGACGGAAAAAAGATAGCGCAAGAAATAAAAAATGAAGTAAAGACTGAGGTTGAAAAACTAAAACAAAGAGGAATAGAGCCAACTTTGGCTGTTGTGATTGTGGGAGATGATCCGGCATCCAGAAGTTACGTAAATTCCAAGAAAAAAGCATGTGGCGAGGTTGGAATAAATTCTGTGGAGTTTGCCCTTAGCAAAGACACAACTCAAGATGAACTTGAGAGCTTGATTGACAGACTGAACAGGGATGAGAAAATAAACGGTATACTGGTTCAGCTTCCACTGCCAAATGGACTTGATGAGAAAAGGATTTGCACAAAAATCCTTCCACACAAGGATGTTGATGGATTTCATCCGCTCAATGTTGGAATGGTTGCAACTGGCATAGAATTTGAAAGAGCAATCAAACCGTGCACGCCATTTGGGATTATTGAGCTTTTGAAAAGAGAAAATATAGAGATAAAAGGAAAACATGCTGTTGTGATAGGAAGAAGCAATATTGTTGGGAAGCCTCTGGCTTTGCTTCTTTTGAGAGAAAACGCAACAGTTACCATTTGTCATTCATATACAAAAGATTTAAAAGAAATTTGCAAACAGGCAGATATACTTGTTGCTGCAGTTGGAAAGCCAAGGTTTGTCACATCTGATATGGTAAAAGAAGGAGCAGTTGTTATTGACGTTGGAATAAATAGAGACGGTGCTACCCAGAAACTTGTTGGTGATGTTGACTTTGAAACTGTAGAAAAAGTGGCATCGTTTATTACACCTGTTCCAGGTGGTGTTGGGCCAATGACAGTTGCTATGCTTATGAAAAATACACTTTTTGCTACCATGCTTCAAAACAATCTGGTGTAA